Proteins encoded in a region of the Elizabethkingia bruuniana genome:
- a CDS encoding polyketide cyclase, with product MKWVKLIITFLVLIFGIYAVSMIFVEKTKSFSVKKEINFPLEKVFPQFNNLYNFSQWNEFIQENDHLGFSYYTPYDGVGSSMHFVNKRDSAENGDVFIRYVIPNRGIKYQLFKNSDSNPYLIDVSFKKLGAEKTEVTWYVRTPARPFLKRSLNLIYEENFVSGIDKSIIALANHLGNKVDREAKLNTIKYDTIVEENHEEAILLGLNVSASNRKKGDFFNSVVMNYNKLYSFMTKDLGKKNDEFGEPQLVMRSNNVNDKEISYFYGATVSKKFDVTDNNFNFRDVKASKTLVAYYKGNYEGRKKAIANLVAEAKRREMSVGELTEVFVEPPIENQDVILKIALQIY from the coding sequence ATGAAGTGGGTTAAGTTAATTATTACTTTTCTGGTACTAATATTTGGTATTTATGCGGTTTCCATGATTTTCGTGGAGAAGACAAAGAGTTTTTCTGTAAAAAAGGAAATCAATTTTCCGTTGGAAAAAGTTTTTCCTCAGTTTAACAATCTGTACAATTTCTCGCAATGGAATGAATTTATACAGGAGAATGATCATCTAGGTTTCTCTTATTATACGCCATATGACGGAGTTGGAAGCTCCATGCATTTTGTAAATAAAAGAGATTCTGCCGAAAATGGAGATGTGTTTATCCGTTATGTTATACCAAACAGAGGGATTAAATATCAGTTGTTCAAAAATAGTGACAGCAATCCTTATCTCATAGATGTTAGTTTCAAAAAGCTTGGTGCGGAAAAAACCGAAGTTACCTGGTATGTACGGACACCAGCCAGACCTTTTTTAAAACGCTCCCTTAATTTAATCTATGAAGAGAATTTCGTTTCGGGTATAGATAAGAGTATTATAGCATTGGCTAATCATCTGGGTAATAAAGTAGATCGTGAAGCTAAGCTTAATACCATAAAGTATGATACTATTGTAGAGGAAAACCACGAAGAAGCCATTCTTTTAGGGCTAAATGTAAGTGCATCTAACCGTAAAAAGGGGGATTTCTTCAATTCTGTGGTGATGAACTATAATAAACTCTACAGTTTTATGACGAAGGATCTTGGAAAGAAAAACGACGAATTTGGAGAACCACAGCTGGTAATGCGCTCCAATAATGTCAACGATAAAGAGATTTCGTACTTCTATGGAGCTACGGTTAGTAAGAAATTTGATGTCACCGATAATAATTTTAACTTCCGTGACGTTAAAGCTTCAAAGACTCTCGTTGCCTATTATAAGGGGAATTATGAGGGTAGAAAGAAGGCAATAGCCAATTTAGTTGCAGAGGCCAAGAGAAGAGAAATGTCTGTAGGTGAGCTCACTGAGGTATTTGTGGAGCCTCCTATAGAAAATCAGGACGTAATCCTGAAAATTGCTCTTCAGATTTATTAA
- a CDS encoding glycogen synthase encodes MYDQLDIYHISMECYPVAKVGGLADVVGALPKYQNMMGAKAKVVMPWYNKPFVHQNKFEIIFENTVYLDGNPFYFEILQEESDILGFELYLVKIHGLTDRDEVYGYRDESMQFIAFQRAVLQWLCWEQRRPDILHCHDYHAGLIPFFTEYCHEYSFLKGVKTIGTIHNGQYQGHMSWEMARFFPEFDQWKWGLLDWDKCINPLAVMIKNTHAFNAVSEGYLEELLAEANGLDELIRQERAKAYGIINGIDTEVWDPKSDPMMDNNYTLKTFARKRELNKAKLCETYELNPELPLYAFIGRFAKEKGADVLPDLISRCIWENEGKLNFIVLGSGDKGLEDRFRYLKNVFYVNLAVDLGYKEQLSHQIYSSADFLLMPSRVEPCGLNQMYSMRYGTMPIVRLTGGLKDTVKDIGDDGYGITFRNFNMEDMLHAVNRSLYLYYNLPSDMKDYQKKMMKIDFSWEKSAEKYLNLYTV; translated from the coding sequence ATGTACGATCAGTTAGATATCTATCACATCAGTATGGAGTGCTATCCGGTAGCCAAAGTTGGCGGACTGGCAGATGTTGTTGGTGCTTTGCCTAAGTATCAAAATATGATGGGGGCGAAGGCTAAAGTTGTGATGCCATGGTACAACAAACCATTTGTACATCAGAATAAATTTGAGATTATTTTTGAGAATACTGTGTATCTTGACGGAAATCCTTTTTATTTTGAAATACTACAAGAAGAAAGTGATATTTTGGGATTTGAACTTTATCTTGTAAAAATACATGGGCTTACGGATCGGGATGAAGTATATGGCTACAGAGATGAAAGTATGCAGTTTATTGCCTTTCAGCGGGCTGTGCTGCAATGGTTATGCTGGGAACAACGAAGACCAGATATCTTGCATTGCCATGACTATCATGCCGGGCTTATTCCCTTTTTTACAGAATACTGTCATGAATATTCATTCCTTAAGGGAGTGAAAACTATTGGAACTATACACAACGGACAATACCAGGGACATATGTCCTGGGAAATGGCTCGTTTCTTTCCGGAGTTCGACCAATGGAAATGGGGGCTTCTGGATTGGGATAAATGTATCAATCCACTTGCAGTAATGATTAAGAATACGCATGCTTTTAACGCTGTTTCCGAAGGTTATCTGGAAGAATTACTTGCAGAAGCCAACGGCCTGGATGAATTAATCCGGCAGGAAAGGGCTAAAGCGTATGGAATTATCAATGGAATTGACACTGAAGTCTGGGATCCGAAATCAGATCCGATGATGGATAATAATTATACCTTAAAAACTTTTGCAAGGAAAAGAGAGTTGAATAAGGCCAAGTTGTGTGAGACTTATGAACTGAATCCTGAGCTTCCGCTTTATGCATTCATCGGAAGGTTTGCAAAAGAAAAAGGTGCAGATGTACTTCCTGATTTAATCAGCAGATGTATATGGGAGAATGAGGGGAAACTTAATTTTATTGTTTTAGGTTCCGGAGATAAAGGGCTGGAAGACAGATTCAGATACCTGAAAAATGTGTTTTATGTAAATCTTGCAGTAGATTTAGGATATAAAGAACAATTGTCGCACCAGATTTATTCTTCTGCAGATTTTCTGTTAATGCCTTCCAGAGTAGAACCTTGCGGGCTCAATCAGATGTACTCCATGCGATATGGAACAATGCCTATCGTAAGATTAACAGGTGGATTAAAAGATACCGTAAAAGATATTGGAGATGATGGTTATGGGATAACTTTCCGTAATTTCAATATGGAAGACATGCTTCATGCCGTTAATAGATCGCTATATTTATACTATAACCTGCCTTCTGACATGAAGGATTACCAGAAGAAAATGATGAAGATTGATTTTTCATGGGAAAAATCAGCAGAAAAATATTTAAATTTATATACGGTATAA
- a CDS encoding glucose-1-phosphate adenylyltransferase: MGKKVISIVLGGGRGSRLFPLTDQRSKPAVPIAGKYRLVDIPISNCVNSGFNQIMVLTQFNSASLNQHIKNTYNFDVFSRGFVDIIAAEQSVDNDKWFQGTADAVRQSMPHLRKYDYDYILILSGDQLYQMDFREMLNFHIENEGDITIATIPVNEKDAPGFGILKSDEQNNITAFIEKPGKDILPQWSSDVDEVSKAQGKNYLASMGIYIFTKSILTKIFDENKGDDFGKEVIPASIGNYNTLSYQYNGYWTDIGTIESFFEANMDLTQDLPQFNMFSSSPIFTRSRMLPPTKINGSYMEKVVVGDGAIIMGDRLEKCVIGNRARIGRGSVVKNTYMMGADFYQNDEINDLVPLFGVGENCYIENAIIDKNCMIGNNVRIIGGKHMPDADYESYSVRDGIIVIKKEAIIPNGTIIQ, from the coding sequence ATGGGAAAAAAAGTAATCTCAATTGTTTTAGGAGGGGGAAGAGGCTCCAGATTATTTCCTTTAACAGATCAAAGGTCTAAACCGGCTGTGCCGATTGCGGGAAAATACAGACTGGTTGATATTCCAATCTCCAACTGTGTAAACTCCGGATTTAATCAGATCATGGTTTTAACTCAGTTTAATTCAGCGTCTCTTAATCAGCATATAAAGAATACGTACAACTTTGATGTTTTTAGCCGAGGCTTTGTGGATATCATTGCTGCAGAGCAAAGTGTAGATAACGATAAATGGTTTCAGGGAACAGCAGATGCTGTAAGGCAGTCTATGCCGCATTTACGCAAGTATGATTACGATTACATACTGATTCTTTCCGGAGACCAGTTATACCAAATGGATTTCAGGGAAATGCTGAATTTCCATATCGAAAACGAAGGTGATATTACAATTGCAACAATACCGGTTAATGAAAAAGATGCTCCCGGATTTGGGATTTTGAAATCTGATGAACAGAATAATATTACCGCTTTTATTGAGAAGCCCGGAAAAGATATACTGCCACAATGGAGTTCGGATGTTGATGAGGTAAGTAAAGCGCAAGGGAAGAATTATCTTGCTTCCATGGGTATATACATTTTTACAAAAAGCATTTTAACCAAGATATTTGATGAAAACAAAGGGGACGACTTTGGTAAGGAAGTAATCCCGGCATCAATTGGCAATTACAATACATTAAGCTATCAATACAATGGTTATTGGACAGACATCGGGACTATAGAATCCTTCTTTGAAGCCAATATGGATCTTACACAGGATTTACCTCAGTTCAACATGTTCAGTTCTTCACCAATCTTTACAAGATCCAGAATGCTGCCGCCAACTAAGATCAACGGAAGCTATATGGAAAAAGTAGTAGTAGGGGACGGTGCTATTATTATGGGGGATCGCCTGGAAAAATGTGTCATCGGTAACCGTGCAAGAATTGGCAGAGGAAGTGTTGTTAAAAACACCTATATGATGGGAGCAGATTTCTATCAAAATGATGAAATTAATGATTTAGTACCTCTTTTCGGTGTTGGAGAAAATTGTTATATCGAAAATGCTATTATAGACAAGAACTGTATGATCGGGAATAATGTCCGGATTATCGGTGGAAAACATATGCCGGATGCCGACTATGAATCTTATTCTGTACGCGATGGTATTATTGTGATAAAAAAAGAAGCTATAATTCCTAACGGAACTATAATACAATAG